One segment of Paenibacillus sp. FSL R7-0337 DNA contains the following:
- a CDS encoding sugar ABC transporter substrate-binding protein, with product MDKKWVVATMSTVLALSLAGCAADSNKEPAASNSKPADTKGDNGAASGGKTKIIYWTPDRHDADFMKSKVDEFNKTNKDNIEVEMTVMGDNYPQAVDIAFASKQAPDVLQINDFQTYYKKGYMAPINDYMSSEMKETFKDSLLENKNTVDGKTYTLPNTGQIWRLIYNKDIFKQAGIENPPKTLDEMVAAAKKITETGKKDGVYGFASPFKSSSGFWRASNTVAGASNNTGIDGYNYKTGQFDFSMYKDIALALRQMNEDGSMLPGVESLDIDPLRAQFAQGKIGMYINHSAEPGVYKDQFPTTANWAAVAVPTTDGTIKGASQIIGGSYIGISADSTHKEAAWKFMEYVYSDSLQSEYYEKGYGISLIPTVISSGKKPSIPGIEGFLPKRYDAIYPANPLTITEGSLEGSKWSDAFSAFVFTGGDVDSIIKDLDTRYNASLEKARASGATDIVADPSFDASKLQGKLSTEE from the coding sequence ATGGATAAAAAATGGGTTGTTGCAACAATGAGTACAGTGCTGGCACTGAGTCTGGCCGGCTGCGCTGCCGACAGCAATAAGGAGCCCGCGGCAAGTAACAGCAAACCGGCGGACACCAAGGGAGACAACGGAGCAGCAAGCGGCGGCAAAACCAAAATTATCTACTGGACACCCGACCGTCACGACGCCGACTTCATGAAATCAAAGGTTGATGAGTTCAACAAGACGAACAAGGATAACATCGAAGTGGAAATGACTGTGATGGGGGATAACTATCCGCAGGCGGTAGATATCGCTTTTGCCAGTAAGCAGGCTCCTGATGTGCTTCAGATCAACGACTTCCAGACCTATTACAAAAAAGGCTACATGGCCCCGATCAATGACTATATGAGCAGCGAGATGAAGGAGACCTTCAAGGACAGCCTGCTGGAGAACAAGAACACCGTTGACGGCAAGACCTATACCCTGCCCAATACCGGACAGATCTGGAGACTGATCTATAATAAAGATATCTTCAAGCAAGCCGGCATTGAGAATCCGCCGAAAACACTGGACGAGATGGTTGCTGCCGCCAAAAAGATTACCGAAACCGGCAAAAAGGACGGCGTATACGGCTTCGCCAGCCCGTTCAAGAGCTCAAGCGGCTTCTGGCGTGCATCCAATACTGTAGCAGGCGCGAGCAACAATACCGGTATTGACGGCTACAATTACAAGACCGGCCAATTCGACTTCAGCATGTACAAGGATATTGCGCTGGCCCTGCGTCAGATGAACGAAGACGGCAGTATGCTGCCGGGCGTAGAGAGCCTGGATATCGATCCGCTGCGTGCGCAGTTCGCCCAAGGCAAAATAGGCATGTACATTAACCACTCCGCAGAGCCCGGCGTCTACAAAGACCAGTTCCCGACCACCGCTAATTGGGCTGCCGTTGCTGTACCGACTACGGACGGAACGATAAAGGGCGCATCGCAGATCATCGGCGGCTCCTACATCGGCATCAGTGCGGACAGCACGCACAAGGAAGCAGCGTGGAAGTTCATGGAGTATGTGTACAGCGACAGCCTGCAGAGCGAATATTATGAAAAAGGCTACGGCATCTCGCTGATCCCTACGGTTATCAGCTCCGGCAAAAAACCAAGCATTCCCGGCATTGAAGGCTTCCTGCCGAAGCGCTATGACGCGATTTACCCGGCGAACCCGCTTACCATTACAGAAGGTTCACTGGAAGGCAGCAAATGGAGCGATGCGTTCTCGGCATTCGTCTTCACCGGCGGCGATGTGGACAGTATTATCAAAGACCTGGATACCCGGTATAATGCTTCATTAGAGAAAGCAAGAGCCTCCGGCGCAACGGATATTGTAGCCGATCCAAGCTTTGACGCATCGAAGCTGCAGGGGAAATTATCCACCGAAGAATAA
- a CDS encoding response regulator produces the protein MNPLTLCVMDDIQTVVKGIASTIPWADHGIEVAGTAGNGEQGWELLLEKDPDIVISDIRMPKLSGLELMKRAAEAKLRAKFIFISGYSDFSYAQEAIKLGASNYLLKPFTQPEIVEAVLKVKQTIQEERTRAEQIQQMEQKMVASHSQLRQDYLTALLRQETHISLSDSRWQELGIDLDAGNLLVMAIELDCYTEYGYTLHLDDSEIIPFAIKNILDETLKMHTRGVVLRESRQRLAAIFNPPDAMDTAALLELCRENVEKYSKNTVSIGLGTAARGPREIRASFVHAAKALAYRFYSEGNCIFRFTELDPENRAAPDYPEEKVKELLYALKSGNEEGCHEIIGDIFRQWTLSGRYPDPLSMVRLLSGLTFAMYRAFCDEITEEERIQLEADLTALEENRSLTFGGWKSYINHFASMGCEFVDSKQFRDVTQSINRAREYIRLHLEENLTLNSCAQAVHLSPSYFAGAFKKETGMTLIQYITKLRMERAKELLIAGAQVQEISLMLGYEDRPYFSGLFKKYCGLTPTAFRQKYLK, from the coding sequence ATGAACCCATTGACCCTGTGCGTAATGGATGATATTCAGACTGTCGTCAAAGGAATTGCTTCAACGATCCCGTGGGCGGATCATGGAATCGAGGTAGCGGGGACCGCCGGCAACGGCGAGCAGGGCTGGGAGCTGCTGCTGGAGAAGGACCCCGACATCGTTATCAGCGATATCCGTATGCCTAAGCTCAGCGGTCTTGAACTCATGAAACGGGCTGCCGAAGCGAAGCTGCGGGCCAAATTTATATTCATCAGCGGGTATTCGGATTTCAGTTATGCGCAGGAGGCGATTAAGCTGGGTGCCTCCAACTATTTGCTGAAGCCGTTCACCCAGCCGGAGATTGTGGAAGCTGTGCTGAAGGTGAAGCAGACTATTCAAGAAGAGCGGACGAGAGCAGAGCAGATACAGCAAATGGAGCAGAAGATGGTAGCCAGCCATTCGCAGCTGCGCCAGGATTATCTTACCGCTCTGCTGCGCCAGGAGACCCATATCAGCCTGAGTGACAGCCGCTGGCAGGAGCTGGGCATCGACCTGGATGCCGGCAATCTGCTGGTGATGGCTATTGAGCTGGACTGTTATACGGAATACGGGTACACCCTGCATCTGGATGACAGTGAAATCATTCCCTTTGCGATCAAGAACATCCTGGACGAGACGCTGAAAATGCACACGCGCGGCGTTGTACTGCGCGAGAGCAGACAGCGGCTGGCTGCGATCTTTAATCCGCCGGACGCCATGGATACGGCAGCGCTGCTGGAGCTGTGCCGTGAGAATGTGGAGAAATACAGCAAGAATACCGTTTCGATCGGCCTTGGCACAGCGGCACGGGGACCGCGTGAGATCCGGGCCTCCTTTGTGCATGCGGCCAAAGCGCTGGCCTACCGCTTTTACAGTGAGGGGAATTGTATCTTCCGCTTCACGGAGCTTGACCCGGAGAACCGCGCAGCCCCGGACTATCCTGAGGAGAAGGTGAAGGAGCTGTTGTACGCGCTCAAATCCGGCAATGAGGAAGGCTGCCATGAGATCATCGGTGATATCTTCCGGCAATGGACCCTCTCCGGCAGATATCCTGACCCGCTGTCGATGGTCCGGCTGTTGTCCGGGCTGACCTTTGCCATGTACCGCGCGTTCTGTGATGAAATCACGGAGGAGGAGCGCATACAGCTGGAGGCTGACCTGACGGCGCTGGAGGAGAACCGTTCTTTAACCTTTGGCGGCTGGAAAAGCTATATCAATCACTTCGCCAGCATGGGCTGTGAATTCGTCGATAGCAAGCAGTTCCGCGATGTAACACAGTCCATTAACCGGGCCAGAGAGTATATCCGGCTGCATCTGGAGGAGAATCTGACCCTGAACAGCTGCGCGCAGGCTGTCCATCTGAGCCCGAGCTATTTCGCAGGCGCCTTCAAGAAGGAGACCGGCATGACACTGATTCAGTATATTACCAAGCTGCGGATGGAGCGGGCGAAGGAGCTGCTGATTGCCGGGGCGCAGGTACAGGAGATTTCCCTGATGCTCGGCTATGAGGACCGCCCTTATTTCAGCGGCCTGTTCAAAAAATACTGCGGACTTACGCCCACAGCGTTCCGGCAGAAATACCTGAAATAA